In one window of Henckelia pumila isolate YLH828 chromosome 1, ASM3356847v2, whole genome shotgun sequence DNA:
- the LOC140876195 gene encoding uncharacterized protein isoform X2, translated as MSDGALHDHSPGTAMNHGGERESTDNSAATGCSNSSMADSLNLLILSVITGFDRTADATSRSQDQLSSSLDRLTRELDNLLEDAPSTFIMQHSARISRFRKRVIALNYVLKPIQQRIDNMDRMISAGLMRELQRELVRHTEFQMQHQISNVDADFEDSIVRMQGIMVDANLEGVFKVNLYRLVHNSMYRKVLS; from the exons ATGTCGGACGGAGCCCTACACGATCATTCGCCCGGGACCGCCATGAACCATGGCGGCGAACGCGAATCCACCGACAATTCAGCCGCCACAGGTTGCTCAAATTCTTCTATGGCGGATAGTTTGAACCTTTTGATTTTATCCGTGATCACCGGCTTCGATCGCACAGCCGACGCCACCTCCAGAAGCCAAGACCAGCTCTCCTCTTCTCTCGATCGCCTCACTAGAG AGCTTGATAATTTGCTGGAAGATGCACCATCGACCTTCATTATGCAACATTCAGCTAGGATTTCTAGATTTAGGAAAAGGGTCATAGCATTAAATTATGTTCTAAAGCCTATACAACAGCGGATCGACAATATGGATCGAATGATATCAGCTGGATTGATGCGAG AGTTGCAGCGTGAATTAGTCAGACATACTGAGTTTCAGATGCAACATCAAATTTCAAATGTAGATGCAGATTTCGAAGATTCG ATAGTCAGGATGCAGGGGATAATGGTGGATGCTAATCTAGAAGGAGTGTTCAaagttaatttatatagattagTTCATAACTCGATGTATAGGAAAGTTTTgagttaa
- the LOC140876195 gene encoding uncharacterized protein isoform X1 has translation MPYSENMSDGALHDHSPGTAMNHGGERESTDNSAATGCSNSSMADSLNLLILSVITGFDRTADATSRSQDQLSSSLDRLTRELDNLLEDAPSTFIMQHSARISRFRKRVIALNYVLKPIQQRIDNMDRMISAGLMRELQRELVRHTEFQMQHQISNVDADFEDSIVRMQGIMVDANLEGVFKVNLYRLVHNSMYRKVLS, from the exons ATGC CATACTCGGAAAACATGTCGGACGGAGCCCTACACGATCATTCGCCCGGGACCGCCATGAACCATGGCGGCGAACGCGAATCCACCGACAATTCAGCCGCCACAGGTTGCTCAAATTCTTCTATGGCGGATAGTTTGAACCTTTTGATTTTATCCGTGATCACCGGCTTCGATCGCACAGCCGACGCCACCTCCAGAAGCCAAGACCAGCTCTCCTCTTCTCTCGATCGCCTCACTAGAG AGCTTGATAATTTGCTGGAAGATGCACCATCGACCTTCATTATGCAACATTCAGCTAGGATTTCTAGATTTAGGAAAAGGGTCATAGCATTAAATTATGTTCTAAAGCCTATACAACAGCGGATCGACAATATGGATCGAATGATATCAGCTGGATTGATGCGAG AGTTGCAGCGTGAATTAGTCAGACATACTGAGTTTCAGATGCAACATCAAATTTCAAATGTAGATGCAGATTTCGAAGATTCG ATAGTCAGGATGCAGGGGATAATGGTGGATGCTAATCTAGAAGGAGTGTTCAaagttaatttatatagattagTTCATAACTCGATGTATAGGAAAGTTTTgagttaa
- the LOC140876195 gene encoding uncharacterized protein isoform X3, giving the protein MPYSENMSDGALHDHSPGTAMNHGGERESTDNSAATGCSNSSMADSLNLLILSVITGFDRTADATSRSQDQLSSSLDRLTRELDNLLEDAPSTFIMQHSARISRFRKRVIALNYVLKPIQQRIDNMDRMISAGLMRDSQDAGDNGGC; this is encoded by the exons ATGC CATACTCGGAAAACATGTCGGACGGAGCCCTACACGATCATTCGCCCGGGACCGCCATGAACCATGGCGGCGAACGCGAATCCACCGACAATTCAGCCGCCACAGGTTGCTCAAATTCTTCTATGGCGGATAGTTTGAACCTTTTGATTTTATCCGTGATCACCGGCTTCGATCGCACAGCCGACGCCACCTCCAGAAGCCAAGACCAGCTCTCCTCTTCTCTCGATCGCCTCACTAGAG AGCTTGATAATTTGCTGGAAGATGCACCATCGACCTTCATTATGCAACATTCAGCTAGGATTTCTAGATTTAGGAAAAGGGTCATAGCATTAAATTATGTTCTAAAGCCTATACAACAGCGGATCGACAATATGGATCGAATGATATCAGCTGGATTGATGCGAG ATAGTCAGGATGCAGGGGATAATGGTGGATGCTAA